The Thermococcus sibiricus MM 739 DNA window CGCCCCCACCTTCATTATTTGGGCGGGTCCTCGCGCAGGGGCATTATAAATTAGGGTGTTCCTTTATAAATCCTTATCTATTAGCGAACGTACCAATTGGACGAGCTCGTTCAAATTTTCTACATAGTAATCAGCACCCTCTATCTTTCCAAATCTCATTACCTGCACGGCCTTAGCTCCAGCTCCATGGGCGGCCAAAATATCTGAAAGCGAATCGCCTACTACAAGGGCCTCTTTGGGGGAAACTTCTAGTGCTTTGAGGGATTTTTTGATTAAATATGGGTTAGGTTTAGCACCATCTAAATACTTGTAGTCCTTCCCAAGAACAACATCAAAATACCTTTTTAGGCCAAAAAGGTTTAATACAAATTCTGTGCAGTCTTGAGAGGCATTACTCACCGCTGCCATTTTTAAGCCCATCTCTTTGAAAGTCTTTAAGACATCAACATCCAGAAAAGCCTTTATTAAACCCTGCTCCGCGGCCCACTTTCTGTATTTAAGTTTCGCCCTGTCTATGGCTTTCCAGAATTCCACATGATCTACACCGAGGTTCTCGACCCAACTTCGTGGCAGTTTTCCCTTTACCATCTTTTTGTATGTTTCAAAATCTACGTTGGCCTCAAGATTTTTTATCTCCCTTTTAGCCCACTTTTCAAACCATTCCTTACCATCATAGCTCTCATAATACACGAGGGTCTCATCAACATCAAAGATTAGAGCTTTTATCATCTTATCCTCCCTCAAAGGATTTAATCCAATCTCCTCACTAGCCGGACCACATGATCATTACCGGCTATCTCCGTAACAGACGAATCACCGGTTACTTTGCACTTAGTCCATTACGAACCTTCCAGCCGTTGGGCTGTTCCAAATTGTTATTATGCTGTATTTTGAGATATTTAAATCTTCCTCACTAGCTTTCCCTCACGTATCCTCCACTTTCACAAGGAGTCTTGCGAGCAACAAAAAGATAAAGAAGAAAATTAACCAAACGCCTTTAAAATTTTTCTAAGTCTGTCCAAACTTATCCTGCATCCACTGAGTATAAGAACAACATTCTTGCCCTTAAATCTTGGGGCCTCCTTTAAATAGGCCGCTACTGAAAGCGCAGCTGCCCCTTCAATTAACATGTGATGTTTTTCCAGCATTAAGAGAATGGACTCTGCAATCTCTTCCTCGGAGAGTAAGATAAAGTCATCCACATACTTTCTGCATAGTTCAAAAGTTATAGAATCTTTTTCAATTCCTCCGGCAGTCCCATCCGCTAGCGTTGGTTTCGACTCTAGCTCAAGAATTTTCCCCGCCTTTATTGAGTAATACATTACAGCAGAGTTCTCCGGTTGAACTCCTATTATTTCCACATCTTTCATTTTCTCCTTCAGGTATCCTGCGATTCCTGAGATTAGGCCTCCCCCACCTACCGGAACCAAAACGGCATCAATTTTCCCAAGCTGCTTTTCAAGTTCGACCCCTATGGTTCCCTGTCCTCCTATGACTTTTGGATCGTTGTAGGGAGGCACGTATATCATCTCTTGTTCTTCGGCGAAATTTCTGGCAAAAATCTCTGTCTTGACAGTATCATTTCCATAAAATCTAAGCTCTACATTATACTGTTTTATATCTTGAATTTTTGCTGGGGAAGCATTTTCAGGTAAGAATACAATTCCATTGAGGTTAAGGAAGTTGCTGGCATAGGCAAATGCGGCCCCGTGATTCCCACTGGATGCAGTTACTATCCCTCTTTTCTTCTCTTCTTCACTTAGTGAGAGTAGCTTGTTAAACACGCCTCGAATTTTAAAAGATCCGGTTAGTTGAAAGTTCTCCAATTTTAGGTAGACATTAGCATTTCCTTTTTGACTTAAAAAGGGAGAATAGTCCAGAGGAGTTTCTCGAATGTAGTCTCTAATTCTCATTTCTGCATCTAAAACTTCCTTGACAATCTTAATCATTTAATTCTGCCTCCATGAGTCTAAAAACTCTTTAAAGCGTTTTAGTCCTTCTATCATAACATCAACAGGATTTCCATATCCTATTCTAAGATGATTTTCGATGCCAAAGCAAGATCCGGGGACAAGGAAGGTACTCTTCTCTTTTATGAGCCTTATGGCAAGTTCTTCTGATGGGATTTCAAGGTTATACCTCAAAAAAGCAACGGTTCCTGCTTTTGGAGGAACCCAATCCACCAATGGTTCCTCTTTGATCCATTCTTCAAGGAGTTTAAAGTTTTTGCGAAGTATCTTCAAGTTGCGCTCGTATATTTTCTCTGCATGTTCAATTGCAAGTGCAGCAAGCTTTTCTATGAGTAAGCTAATACTAATTGTTGTATAGTCCCTATGAAGAGTTAATTCCTTAGCAACCTCCTCGCTTGAAGTTGCTATCCATCCGAGGCGTAGACCTGTTAGAGACAATGGCTTTGAGAAAGAGTTCGTTGCTATTGCTCTATCTGAGATATCAACTATCGAGGGGACCCAATCTTCTGGGTTTATATAAAGTCCTCTATACGATTCATCGTTTAAAACGTAGGCGTTTGCATCTTCAGCGATCTCAGTAATTCCTCTCAGCATTTTTTCATCTAAAAGTGCACCTGTGGGATTATTAGGGCTGTTTACTACTATTAGTTTTGTTTTCTTATCTACCAGTTCATTGAGCTCATCAAGGTCAGGCATCCAGTTATTCTCTTCATGGAGATGCCAAAGCTTTATCTTAGCTCCAAAGGATTCGGGAACACTGTAAAGCTGTTGGTATGTGGGGAAAATCGAGATAACAGTATCTCCGGATTCAACTAAGCTATAAAAAACCTGGAAGTTTGCATCTATTGCCCCATGGGTTGTGAATATGGTATCTGGCTTTACGTTCTTGTAAAATCCGCTTAAACCTTTTTTCAGTTCTGGAAGTCCTTCAACATATCCGTACGTGAGTTGCAAGTCTTTGATTTTTTCAAGAAAATCTGGTTCCCCAACAAATTCTAGGAACTCCCCAAGGGTGAATGGCTTTACACAGGTTTCAGCTATATTTAATTCGACATTATGTTCGTACTCTCCCATAAATCGCTCGACGAGAAATGGTTTCACTTTCACAAATTTCACCCAAGCGGTATTTTTAGACTAAAATATATAAAAGTTGCTTGAAGTACACAATCAAAAGGATTTAGAGTAGAGTGAAACAAAAAAGGGAGATAGAATAAAACTAAAACAGATCTTCAAGTTTTACATCAATCTTATCTGGGATAAATGGCAACACATGTCTTGTGGTTTTTGGAGAGTATACCTCTCCTCTTTTTACAAGTTCCATAACCTCTTCTTTGCTTGGAGCCTTTCTTATGAAGACGTAGTCAATTTCCCCTTTCTCCATGTCTTCTCTTGCATCTTCTTTAAGGCCGTAATAAATGAGTTCAATTTCTCCTTCGACACTCATCTCGTCCAAGACTTTACTAACCTTTTTCTGTTCATTAAGGGCTCCAGGGATCGTAAAAGTCTTCTCTTTACCAACTAAAGCAAAGGCAATTTCTCCTCTCTCGGCTTTCTCTTCAGCTTCTTTATCTTCAAGCACTTCAAGCCCCTCTGCTTTTAATCTTTCAATGACCTTGTTAAGATCGCCCTTGAAAGCCGGGTACCAAGTATAAACTTTGACATCATCACTAAAGTAGTCAAGAATTACTGAAGGAGCCTTCTTAGCACCAAGTTTTTCTAACCCAGCCCATCTGTGGTGACCATCCACTATTAGGTACATGTCTTCTCCGGGAACTTTGGCTAGGAGCATTGGCTTCCAGAAAACACCGGATCCTGTTACACTCTCAATAAATGCTTCAAGCTCTTTTTGGACAAGTTGCTCGTGAGGTTTCATTTTATCGAGTTCAATAAAAACATATTCAACTTTTTTCGTTGGAATGTTGTATTTTGGAACCTTCTCGACACCCATTCTTCATACCCCCTAAGATTACATTATTGGAAAACATTTCATGAAATAAAAGCTTTTCTTATATCCGGAGACGTGTCATTTCATGTAGTGATGAAGGTAAGCTTAGTTGATCTCTCTGCTGCCCTAAAGCTAGGAATTTGTGAGTATAATTGCTTGTTCTTAGTTTTTACCACCCCTTCTGAAATCTCGCCCTTTAGGGTGGGGTAGGTCACATCTCAAACTTTAGAGGGGAAAAGCTAACATTTTTGCGAAAACTTTAAATACTACCGCAATAAAAGCCCAACTGTAGCAGTTGTTTCTATTCTCAAGCTAAGAAAATATTCCTAAGGGGTGTGGGCTTTGGACAAAATTAAAGGGACAACAACAGTAGGCATTGTTTGTAAGGATGGAGTAGTCTTAACTGCAGACAGGAGAGCTTCATTGGGTAATATGGTCATTTCAAAAGGAGTTACTAAAATATTCCAGGTGGATGACCACTTGGCATTGGCAGGAGCAGGAGCAGTAGGTGACATATTGAGCCTTGTTAGAGCACTCAGAGCAGAATCAAAGTTGTACAGAGCGAAAGTCGGTAAGGAAATGAGCACAAAAGCATTGGCAACTCTAACTTCAAACATTCTAAGTGGTAGGAAGTACCTTCCATATTTTGGTTGGTTCTTAATCGGGGGTTATGATGAAAAGCCGAGTCTTTATTCAATTGACATGGCTGGAGGAATTACCGAAGATAAGTATGTTTCTGCAGGTTCGGGTATGGAGTTTGCATACTCTATTTTAGACAATGAATATAGTGAAAAAATTACTCTGAATAACGGGGTTAAGCTTGCAATAAAAGCCATAAACGCTGCTATAAAAAGAGATGTTTTTACTGGAGATGGGATAATGGTGGTTACCATAGACAGAGAGGGTTACAGAGAGCTTTCTAAAGAAGAAGTGGAGAAACTCCTCAAAAAGCTTTAGTTCTGAGAGGTGATTAGCGTGATAAAGAGAGAAACGAACGTTGAAGAGATCTTAAAGGAAATTAGAGAGATCATAAATCAGATGGTACCTAGAGAAGCTAAGATAAGTGATGTTGAATTTGAAGGCCCTGAACTTGTTATTTATGTTAAGAATCCTGAAGTTGTAATGCAAGATGGGGAGCTTATAAAAAATCTTGCTAAAGTTTTAAAGAAGAGGATTAGTGTCAGGCCGGATCCTGACGTTCTTTTGGATCCTGAGAAGGCTGAAGAGCTAATTAAAGAACTAGTGCCTTCTGAGGCTGAGATCACTAATATAAGTTTTGATCCTTCTGTTGGAGAAGTCATAATTGAGGCCAAAAAACCAGGGCTTGTTATTGGAAAAAATGGTGAGACTCTCAGAGAAATTACACAGAAAGTTTATTGGGCCCCTAAAGTTATTAGGACACCCCCATTACAATCCCAGACCATATACTCCATTAGAGGGATTCTTCAATCAGAAAGCAAAGATAGGAGAAAGTTCCTGCGGCAAGTTGGAAGAAACATATACAGAAAGCCGGAGCTTAAAAGTGACTGGATAAGGATAACAGCTCTTGGAGGATTTAGAGAAGTTGGTAGAAGTGCGCTACTCCTTCAAACAAATGAGAGTTTTGTGCTGGTTGACTTTGGAGTCAATGTAGCTGAGCTTAATGACCCTAAAAAGGGCCTGCCACACTTTGAAGCTCCAGAATTCACCTATGTTCTCAAAGAAAGACTTTTGGATGCAATAATAGTCACTCACGCCCACTTGGACCACTCCGGATTGTTGCCATATTTGTTTAGATACAATCTATTTGATGGGCCTATTTATACTACCCCTCCCACGAGGGACCTCATGATTCTTCTTCAAAAAGACTTTATTGAAATTCAGCAAAGTAATGGGGTTGAACCTCTCTACAGGATGAAAGACATTAAGGAGGTTGTCAAACACACCATTGCTTTGGATTATGGAGAAGTTAGGGACATCTCTCCAGATCTCAGACTTACTCTACACAACGCAGGTCACGTCCTTGGGTCTGCAATAGCCCATCTACACGTTGGAAATGGGCTCCACAATATAGCTGTTACTGGAGATTTTAAATTCGCCCCTACACGTTTATTTGAGCCTGCAAATTCAAAGTTCCCCAGACTTGAAACCCTTATCATGGAGTCTACGTATGGTGGTAGTAGAGATTACCAAATGCCCAGAGAAGAAGCAGAAAAGAAGCTCATTGAAACCATCATGCACACAATAAAGAGAAAAGGGAAGGTCTTAATACCTGCCATGGCAGTGGGAAGATCTCAAGAGATTATGATAGCTTTAGAGGATTATGCCAGAGTGGGAGGGTTTGAAGTCCCAATTTACCTAGATGGAATGATTTGGGAGGCCACGGCTATTCACACAGCATATCCAGAGTACTTAAGCAAAAACCTAAGGAACCAGATATTCCATGAGGGTTATAATCCATTCCTAAATGAAATATTCAAACCAGTGGCAAATGCTAACGAAAGAAAAGACATTATAGAAAGTGAAGAACCGGCTATAATTATAGCCTCATCTGGCATGCTTGTAGGAGGGCCAAGTGTTGAGTATTTCAAGCATTTAGCACCTGACCCGAGAAATTCCCTCGTTTTCGTAAGCTACCAGGCCGAGGGTACACTAGGTAGACAAGTTCAGAGAGGTCTTAGAGAGATTCCAATGATTGGAGAAGGAGGAAAAACTGAAGCTATTCAAATAAACATGGAGATTCATACAATAGATGGATTTTCAGGTCACGCTGATAGAAGAGAATTGATGAATTATATTTCAAGAGTAAGACCAAGGCCAGAGAGAGTAATCACTGTACACGGTGAACCTCAGAAATGTTTGGATTTGGCTTCTAGTATTCACAAGAAATTTGGCATTTCTACAAGGGCTCCAAACAATTTGGACGCAATTAGACTTAAGTAATTTTCTTCTAATTTTCATTTGGTGAGTACCATGATAAAATGTGTTAAGTGTGGAAGAGAATATGACCACTTTTTTCCTCCTAGGTGCATATGTGGTGCACTTCTTGAGATCGGATATGATTATTCATCTGTAGATATTACTAAATGGAAAACTCGAGAAAGGGGGGTATGGAAATACAAGGAACTTTTGCCT harbors:
- a CDS encoding aminotransferase class I/II-fold pyridoxal phosphate-dependent enzyme, which codes for MKVKPFLVERFMGEYEHNVELNIAETCVKPFTLGEFLEFVGEPDFLEKIKDLQLTYGYVEGLPELKKGLSGFYKNVKPDTIFTTHGAIDANFQVFYSLVESGDTVISIFPTYQQLYSVPESFGAKIKLWHLHEENNWMPDLDELNELVDKKTKLIVVNSPNNPTGALLDEKMLRGITEIAEDANAYVLNDESYRGLYINPEDWVPSIVDISDRAIATNSFSKPLSLTGLRLGWIATSSEEVAKELTLHRDYTTISISLLIEKLAALAIEHAEKIYERNLKILRKNFKLLEEWIKEEPLVDWVPPKAGTVAFLRYNLEIPSEELAIRLIKEKSTFLVPGSCFGIENHLRIGYGNPVDVMIEGLKRFKEFLDSWRQN
- a CDS encoding threonine/serine dehydratase, with amino-acid sequence MIKIVKEVLDAEMRIRDYIRETPLDYSPFLSQKGNANVYLKLENFQLTGSFKIRGVFNKLLSLSEEEKKRGIVTASSGNHGAAFAYASNFLNLNGIVFLPENASPAKIQDIKQYNVELRFYGNDTVKTEIFARNFAEEQEMIYVPPYNDPKVIGGQGTIGVELEKQLGKIDAVLVPVGGGGLISGIAGYLKEKMKDVEIIGVQPENSAVMYYSIKAGKILELESKPTLADGTAGGIEKDSITFELCRKYVDDFILLSEEEIAESILLMLEKHHMLIEGAAALSVAAYLKEAPRFKGKNVVLILSGCRISLDRLRKILKAFG
- a CDS encoding beta-CASP ribonuclease aCPSF1 yields the protein MIKRETNVEEILKEIREIINQMVPREAKISDVEFEGPELVIYVKNPEVVMQDGELIKNLAKVLKKRISVRPDPDVLLDPEKAEELIKELVPSEAEITNISFDPSVGEVIIEAKKPGLVIGKNGETLREITQKVYWAPKVIRTPPLQSQTIYSIRGILQSESKDRRKFLRQVGRNIYRKPELKSDWIRITALGGFREVGRSALLLQTNESFVLVDFGVNVAELNDPKKGLPHFEAPEFTYVLKERLLDAIIVTHAHLDHSGLLPYLFRYNLFDGPIYTTPPTRDLMILLQKDFIEIQQSNGVEPLYRMKDIKEVVKHTIALDYGEVRDISPDLRLTLHNAGHVLGSAIAHLHVGNGLHNIAVTGDFKFAPTRLFEPANSKFPRLETLIMESTYGGSRDYQMPREEAEKKLIETIMHTIKRKGKVLIPAMAVGRSQEIMIALEDYARVGGFEVPIYLDGMIWEATAIHTAYPEYLSKNLRNQIFHEGYNPFLNEIFKPVANANERKDIIESEEPAIIIASSGMLVGGPSVEYFKHLAPDPRNSLVFVSYQAEGTLGRQVQRGLREIPMIGEGGKTEAIQINMEIHTIDGFSGHADRRELMNYISRVRPRPERVITVHGEPQKCLDLASSIHKKFGISTRAPNNLDAIRLK
- a CDS encoding HAD family hydrolase — translated: MIKALIFDVDETLVYYESYDGKEWFEKWAKREIKNLEANVDFETYKKMVKGKLPRSWVENLGVDHVEFWKAIDRAKLKYRKWAAEQGLIKAFLDVDVLKTFKEMGLKMAAVSNASQDCTEFVLNLFGLKRYFDVVLGKDYKYLDGAKPNPYLIKKSLKALEVSPKEALVVGDSLSDILAAHGAGAKAVQVMRFGKIEGADYYVENLNELVQLVRSLIDKDL
- the psmB gene encoding archaeal proteasome endopeptidase complex subunit beta, which translates into the protein MWALDKIKGTTTVGIVCKDGVVLTADRRASLGNMVISKGVTKIFQVDDHLALAGAGAVGDILSLVRALRAESKLYRAKVGKEMSTKALATLTSNILSGRKYLPYFGWFLIGGYDEKPSLYSIDMAGGITEDKYVSAGSGMEFAYSILDNEYSEKITLNNGVKLAIKAINAAIKRDVFTGDGIMVVTIDREGYRELSKEEVEKLLKKL
- the serK gene encoding L-serine kinase SerK, coding for MGVEKVPKYNIPTKKVEYVFIELDKMKPHEQLVQKELEAFIESVTGSGVFWKPMLLAKVPGEDMYLIVDGHHRWAGLEKLGAKKAPSVILDYFSDDVKVYTWYPAFKGDLNKVIERLKAEGLEVLEDKEAEEKAERGEIAFALVGKEKTFTIPGALNEQKKVSKVLDEMSVEGEIELIYYGLKEDAREDMEKGEIDYVFIRKAPSKEEVMELVKRGEVYSPKTTRHVLPFIPDKIDVKLEDLF